GTTCTGCAGTACCcaattccataaaaataaacaagtaaaagcgtgcaaagttcggccgggccgaatcttatataccctcaccatggatcgcatttgtcgagttctttctcggtatctctttttagataaacaaagtataaaagaaaagaatggctttgctaattgaattgaatgttggagaccacattCAATTCACATTCACTTCTTCAAGTCaaaatccctgatcggtttataaggcagctatatcaggttatagaccgatttgaaccatatttggcacagttgttggaagtcataacaaaacaactcatgcaattgcggtttatatggcagctatatcagattatagaccgatttaggccaaaattttctttttaaaaattatatttcgtcgaaaatttctattaaaaaaatatattttataagtGTAAAAAAATCACAATAGGTTTTGGGAAAATcccattttattaaaattttccatggcTGAATAATAGAGAGGAGGATTCACTAACAGAAGATTAGGTCACTGGCAAAACATAAAGTTGCTAGGctccatgaacatcattaaggatgtcaaatctgctgaaaatgtcATCAAGTGAGAGAAATCGTATATAAAGAATAAATgttaaaagagaacaagttggcATCCTTAAttccaagtactgccaaaaattaaaaaaattgtatgtcagaTGATCGATTGGCTtgaccttattcagtgaatcctgaataGAAAGTTAGGTCACTtgtgcaaaaacaaaaagtggaaAGGCCCCATGAAGATTGAGAATGTCAAAATGTGCCgtttgaaaaatacaaaaaaaagaaaacgtaaACATAGAGAGAATGAAAAGGCTTGATTATACTCTTATAAATGTACCGTaaatgtagaataaatgtatcgtaaatgtaaagaggcatttatgcttattataaaaagtagcatttgacaattttattaccaaaaaagACTAGAAGATGAGGGAGCGTCTGACGTCGGAAAATTTCTCACATACCTAGAGATGGACGATGAGTAATTAcccaaaaaggtatttacccggtaaattgggtaaataccaggGTATTtgcccatttatacccaaaagctgggtatttataattttgcagatattttgggcatacaaatatttttcaaacaatttttgatgataacgtattctttgtatataaacctgatcttctgatctcataaaatcaaattttagttatatatagatatatctccagacttaaagtcttgaggtaataaattggtattttttCATCCATTCATACTCCCGGGAGGGAGTAATGAGAAGCGAATCCTGTGTTTAAAGAGATTGATACCTCGATCGTCGTTGTCGTTGTAGCAACATTTTcaagtggaggtggcgatcctcgtcaagctcctatagctgagcaagctcgttccgatccaaaggaccgaaCGCCGTGGGAACAGAGTggtcattgattatttaaaggcgccaataactcgccttgccatacCGAGTATCATAGGCCCTCAGTATTTGTGGCAgaaccggtgccacccggcctctcattcAGACTCTTCGCTCaaaaccgctgattgtccacgactgccgttgcagctactccgtatggagcattccactatccgcaacctatggacgtgcccggtagctcgcagctaagcttctcgtgacagcaatgaacaccacatagatcggacctcaatgtctcggcctgtgtggtgctcacagctatcccctgCCGGGATGATACCTCGGACTTTATAGATTGCTCCAAGATGGAGACAGGGACAGGATTGGGGCTATACTCCGACACATAAAATTTCGGTACGTcgctgagactgccggacgagtgtatgtTCTTTCGGGCAGAGCTCTGTGCCATAACGATAACAGCAAAGGATATGCTGGGAAGAGAGGGAAGTTCTTGGCCGAATGTGTGAAATCCCTGAATAGACTTTTGTATCACGACAAATAACTAACATGGATTAGCGCATACGACGGCGTTATATTGGAGCTTACCCCTAATCTcttcttatttctttttatcacatattttttttattatcttttcACCCCAGGTGGCCTGAATGACCTGCCACCGAGCGAAGTCAGCTTTTCATGGTGGGCTACCCATTAAACCAAATctattaacaataaattgtaaagAAAAGCAGTTTTcttaatgtaaattttttgttttcaaatgtcttcaaacttcaaattttgtcagctgacacgaaaacagaacgtaaaattttattttacggTTGACAGACGTTCGGTATTCATTTGTATGTGTATTCATaatccaaaacaaaacagccGAAACGTTTTCGTACATTTACTGTatatttacgagagcataaccaggccttaaaAAATGAACATGTTGACCTTCTCAATGGCATGTACTgttaaaaattccaataaaaagtGTATGCTTGTGGATCGCTCTCCGCCACAATcctgaaaattttctatgaaaatccaaTTTTCATAAAAGGTTTTTTGACACTCTgtcttgtgtaaaatttttatagtaaattaaaatgaaatttttgaaaaaatttcgaattcCAAATACACGATGATggaagagatcggtctgtatgataCCTTGGTTGGCATGTATCTCTGGTACGAGAACAGGGTCCATCCGACTCTTTATGACTACGACTTTAGCTACGGCTCCGAAAAGCGGTGGTTTTGCGTCGACTGGGACACCTACGTGCCTTTCGTAAAATTCACCTTTTTGCCATAGTCTAAAAAAATGGGCTGTTCTGAATCTGGTATCGGATTTTCCCTGAAAGTTATAGCAACTTGACTTGAGAGAGGCAATTTGGTACCTTGATAGGTATTTGAATAGCCAGTATGAAGCGGGTGGCTGCTGCTGTTATGATTGAGCAGATAAATTTCTCTACGCAGTTTATCCGATCTGCGATCGTGATGTCAAGCGAACTCTGGGTTAAGAAAATGGAGTCATCCATTTGATCCGCTAGTGCTTCCCTCCTTTGATCGTCACCAAGGCCCGAGTTAGAGTCCGTGGTAAGCACTAAAGAGTTCAATTATTATGCGATGCGGGCATGGCTGAACGGGTCGAATGCctttgataggtccagtgccacgcgGACCATCCTTTCACATGGCTTAAGCTGATTGAATCCacatgtgtgcggtgatggtatGCAAAGCAGCTGTTGTGCTATGCATtgagaactataagagtgttcagaggcaggttgaggacagtagtaaggtactcgactccaggtagatccagattttcAGCAAGGGGGCCAAcgtcttggatgatttggcgctaaGGATGACATTTGTTACTTCTTCCACGGTATATTCTGATTGCCATCCAACTGCTCGGAGACCACATTTACGACGAATAATTTTCCTCCTAGCCTTGTCTgttgccacatttgcatgtagaggtggcgatcctcatcaagctctcATAGATGAGCACGCTCGTATGACCgatcctcagttctcacgtggaccacctccatcagaagaAAAAGATCCTACCCatactacatgctgtctaagcaataccttctgggctttTGGATAGGTtttcaccgcccagaagccttaaattagatctacatgatttcgagcgtgaggtccagcgctacaagagagaacctctagatcaagcggcgtatcatgcagacacggtagcagatgcggtgaatagctaccgggtgaatgttgtccttggagaactaccgcctcccattgcacctgaagaaattgagctCCCCTGGCAAAACAGAGTATTTCTGGcccaattacgatccggcagatgcagccgcctgcaggatgtatgtccggattgtgaccagggaccacacgacacccATTTatctgcccagccagacccactcgtctcagacccagatccctgtggacgcacttCATCTTAGTCGCATAGTACCTGGATCTGGACacccaacagaatcaagcagacgaaatatagaacacaacacactgctacaacaacaacaacaccaaacccatgacagccggttgtacgtaccggattaacccgatgaagtcctccatcggcaagggctgccgcctcagtgtacaacacactgctacaacaacaacaacgatcgccgcgggaacatgattaCCTTTGGTTAATTAAAGGCGGCAATAACCCGCATTGTCATATcgggcatcataggcacttagtacATGGTGCTGCCCagcctcttactgagactctctacttggtaaatatgtccggtttgagggtgttttggaagAGGGGTGGTCCTCCAGAATATTGGCTCTGAAGTTTTATTTGAGTTGCATATTCTGTTAGTCAGTTAATTAATCCAGTTTTGGCTGTTTCGGCAGGGGATATGAATTTcatgctctacccccaaaaacatttcatttgaatggtggtgtttttttgggaTGGGCTGGCCCTCCAATACTtggcccacatttggatatcagattcgttttctattcccaaaaaactttcatatgagtcccaaattttcaagattggtctatatatcccttTTGTGGACCCTTCGACACCCCGCcttaaatttggataccaaatttttaattttagcgaTTCAAGCGAATCGATATcaggcgtttttaaaaattagggtgaggttttaaccatatttgggttctcAATAGATAGAAACCTTCCTTGCAAATTGCCAATATCAGTTCAAAAATAAGGGTACCACCTGATTTTAAGCATATCCGCAATCCAATCAAtgtttctgtaatttggcaATTCAGTTTCCCAGTGAATAGAAATCTACTCTTcacaaaaataatcaaaaaatcaAACTGGCGGCTTGATACTTAAACTACTGCGCCATCTATACGCCAAGTCAGCTTGTTTTGGGACCACACTTGTATTTTAAAACtttgctatatatttttttttgatgtacaTAAATACCATTTGATGTGAAATCTAGATAATGGCAGTGAAAATGGAGATGGTGCTGTCAGCAGTCAACAGAATGGAGATGATGACGATGCAGGTGATGAGTCATCGGAATTGGACTTGGACGATGAAGAAATTGAACATTTGTTGGATGAAAATCTGCCGGATGATTTGAAGGGatcgaaaaaaccaaaatatgAGGAAAGATTTAAGACTGTATTGGAAGGTAAGCATTGCATGGTGGGTGGggcatttaaaaacaaatttattgaacTCCTCTTAAAACTCCCTGAAAAGAAAAGAGGCACAATCATTTTGAAGTTTTGCCCGAAGGATGGGTGCAAGTCACGCACAATAGTGGCATGCCTTTGTATTTGCACAAAAAGACACGAGTGATATCCACGACCAGACCATATTTTTTGGGCACGGGTAGTGCTAGGGTATGTATTAGAAAATTGTTGATTCTTCCACATTGTTAAATAACCCACCTATCGATTTAGAAACATGCCATTCCAGTAGGTTCAATTCCCTGTTTAAATTATCGAAGAGCCTTGGCCGAAGAGGCTgaagccgaacaaagaaaagcCCAAGAAATAACTAGCCAAGAGGAAGCGGCCACCGATGTTGTCTCCTCCACTGTATCCAGCTCAAAATGTCCTTTTGGATTTTCAGCCTCTTCTAATTTAGATGATATTAGTAGCATGACTTCGCCGCCAGCACCACCACTGCCAACCCAGCAACCTTCAGCAACTGAAGTGGAGGGTGAACAAAACAGTTTGCCCTCCAGTAACAATGGAAatacaaatgaaaatgaatcTTCTAGCACCACCACGGCGGATGCAAATTCCTCGATTGGCAATACTGTCGATACCAATTCCAATGTGAACAAAGATAAATTACGAAGTCTGGTGCCAGCTGCCAAAATAGTTACCGTCAATGAAAATATCCAAAAAGAATCTCTTACCCCCGATCAATTCAATCAGTATTGTCAGAAAATCTTCAAATTTCGTGTTATACGTGTCTTGCGTTTTCGCTCGTGGAATGCTCGACGCAAATtcaccaaaaatcgaaaaaatctcaaaaacatCCAAAGACCAACACTGCCAGATGGTACAAAACTCATAAAGTTTCCCGTGCTGGTACCGGGCGATGGTAAATCCAATCCTCGCGCCCGCCGCGAATGGATTATGAATCCAAGTGGCAAGAGCTTTGTGTGCATATTGCATGAGTATGTGCAGCATGCCTTGAAGAAGCAGCCCACTTATGAGTTCAAGGAGTTGGAAAATGCTGCCACTCCATATGCAGCCACGGTGTCGATAAATGATTTGAAATATGGCACCGGCTATGGGACAAGCAAGAGGCAGGCAAAATCAGAGGCAGCCAGAGAGACATTAGAAATTCTTATACCTGAAATGAAGGATAAAATAACGGGAGTCAAACAGGATAAAAGTGCGGTGGCAAAGAGTAATCAAAAGGATCTGTCGGTAAGTTCAGAAGGCGCGGGAGCTTTGGCAATTATCAACttaacagttttttttattaaatctaGGTTTTCGATGACATACGAATAGAAGACCCCCGTGTCACCGAGTTTTGTAATAAAACCACAGAACCCACACCCCATGCCATTCTACTGACATGCCTTCAACGCAACTATGGCCTGGGCGATGATGTTCAAATTAACTATGAGATCAATCGAACGCATAGCAAAAAGAATGAGTTCACCATGACGGTGGGAAAGCATACGGCCAAAGTATTGTGTAAGAATAAACGTGAAGGTAAACAATTAGCCTCTCAAGCCATTCTTCAGGTAAGTGATTAGAGAgagagatatatatatatagtcatAGAAGTAATCGCTGAGAATTTTGATAGAAACGAAGAAGGAAGTCTAAGCAATTGTGCTGGATTCCAATATTACAAATTGGTTTGGATTTGGGTGAAGGGGAAATAACCGCTTCATTCATGAATTGAACCATGGAACGGTCTATATTTCATGCATAGTCTTTTTCAACTCATGGATGG
This Stomoxys calcitrans chromosome 2, idStoCalc2.1, whole genome shotgun sequence DNA region includes the following protein-coding sequences:
- the LOC106088153 gene encoding microprocessor complex subunit DGCR8 isoform X1, whose amino-acid sequence is MSSHQDASYKMEMANVKLAEREEPENKRVKLTDEAESCQSLMDDHAKAMKNAGFSLSAIEEMRNRAEEDSNSQALDQQLRHFQVLDEVGSNSDDDEEDNGSENGDGAVSSQQNGDDDDAGDESSELDLDDEEIEHLLDENLPDDLKGSKKPKYEERFKTVLEEKRHNHFEVLPEGWVQVTHNSGMPLYLHKKTRVISTTRPYFLGTGSARKHAIPVGSIPCLNYRRALAEEAEAEQRKAQEITSQEEAATDVVSSTVSSSKCPFGFSASSNLDDISSMTSPPAPPLPTQQPSATEVEGEQNSLPSSNNGNTNENESSSTTTADANSSIGNTVDTNSNVNKDKLRSLVPAAKIVTVNENIQKESLTPDQFNQYCQKIFKFRVIRVLRFRSWNARRKFTKNRKNLKNIQRPTLPDGTKLIKFPVLVPGDGKSNPRARREWIMNPSGKSFVCILHEYVQHALKKQPTYEFKELENAATPYAATVSINDLKYGTGYGTSKRQAKSEAARETLEILIPEMKDKITGVKQDKSAVAKSNQKDLSVFDDIRIEDPRVTEFCNKTTEPTPHAILLTCLQRNYGLGDDVQINYEINRTHSKKNEFTMTVGKHTAKVLCKNKREGKQLASQAILQILHPHIKTWGSLLRLYGNNSIKTFKEKKQEEQEITVLQSKAAINQPNYAILDKLRMEMLKLSEKNKSVLCKGTFIPPSDVDLPSSSGSNLNNVEL
- the LOC106088153 gene encoding microprocessor complex subunit DGCR8 isoform X2 is translated as MRMIPILRMDVIETDNGSENGDGAVSSQQNGDDDDAGDESSELDLDDEEIEHLLDENLPDDLKGSKKPKYEERFKTVLEEKRHNHFEVLPEGWVQVTHNSGMPLYLHKKTRVISTTRPYFLGTGSARKHAIPVGSIPCLNYRRALAEEAEAEQRKAQEITSQEEAATDVVSSTVSSSKCPFGFSASSNLDDISSMTSPPAPPLPTQQPSATEVEGEQNSLPSSNNGNTNENESSSTTTADANSSIGNTVDTNSNVNKDKLRSLVPAAKIVTVNENIQKESLTPDQFNQYCQKIFKFRVIRVLRFRSWNARRKFTKNRKNLKNIQRPTLPDGTKLIKFPVLVPGDGKSNPRARREWIMNPSGKSFVCILHEYVQHALKKQPTYEFKELENAATPYAATVSINDLKYGTGYGTSKRQAKSEAARETLEILIPEMKDKITGVKQDKSAVAKSNQKDLSVFDDIRIEDPRVTEFCNKTTEPTPHAILLTCLQRNYGLGDDVQINYEINRTHSKKNEFTMTVGKHTAKVLCKNKREGKQLASQAILQILHPHIKTWGSLLRLYGNNSIKTFKEKKQEEQEITVLQSKAAINQPNYAILDKLRMEMLKLSEKNKSVLCKGTFIPPSDVDLPSSSGSNLNNVEL